From a single Athene noctua chromosome 2, bAthNoc1.hap1.1, whole genome shotgun sequence genomic region:
- the CLDN12 gene encoding claudin-12, which yields MGCRDVHAATVLAFLSGTASVAGLLAAVLLPNWRQMRLYTFNKNERNVTVYTGLWIKCARFDGSRDCVIYDPQWYTAVDQLDLRVLQFALPLSMLTAVSALFLCLIGMCNTAFVSTVPNIKLAKCLVNSAGCHLVAGLLFLLACAICLTPSIWVIFYNNYLNRKYEPVFSFDISVFIAIASAGGLFFTSVLLFLWYCACKSLPSPFWQPLYSHAPSMHSYASQPYSARSRLSAIEIDIPVVSHAS from the coding sequence ATGGGCTGCCGGGATGTGCATGCAGCAACAGTACTGGCCTTCCTCAGTGGAACAGCCTCAGTAGCTGGACTCCTTGCAGCAGTTCTGCTTCCAAACTGGAGGCAAATGAGACTCTACACATTCAACAAGAATGAGAGGAATGTGACCGTTTACACTGGACTCTGGATTAAGTGCGCTCGCTTTGATGGGAGCAGAGACTGTGTGATATATGACCCACAGTGGTACACTGCTGTCGATCAACTGGATTTACGTGTTCTTCAGTTTGCCCTTCCGCTGAGTATGTTAACAGCTGTCTcagctctgtttctctgcttGATTGGCATGTGTAACACAGCCTTTGTATCAACCGTGCCGAACATCAAATTGGCCAAATGCCTTGTAAACAGTGCAGGCTGCCATCTCGTGGCTGGCCTCTTGTTCCTGCTTGCGTGTGCCATTTGTCTTACTCCATCGATCTGGGTCATTTTTTATAACAATTATCTGAACAGAAAGTATGAGCCTGTCTTTAGCTTTGATATCTCTGTATTTATTGCCATTGCCAGTGCTGGTGGGCTGTTCTTCACTTCCGTTCTGCTGTTTCTGTGGTACTGCGCATGTAAAagcctcccttctcctttctggCAGCCCCTCTATTCGCATGCACCTAGCATGCACAGCTATGCCTCTCAGCCATATTCTGCACGCTCTCGCCTCTCGGCCATAGAAATTGATATTCCTGTTGTGTCACACGCATCTTAA